In [Leptolyngbya] sp. PCC 7376, a genomic segment contains:
- the petC gene encoding cytochrome b6-f complex iron-sulfur subunit has protein sequence MEDSFSIDSPSLSRRQLLNFLTGAVVVSTVAPALYPAAKYFVPPRKVEEDGSLLAKDINGNLIPVSQLLAEEPGTRALVAGLAGEPTYVTIKEDDALHPWGIVDNCTHLGCTFPWNENDAQFQCPCHGSRYDSEGRVVRGPAPLPLRLIHVQIDGKYIRLVPWTELDPRTGEKPWWM, from the coding sequence ATGGAAGACAGTTTCTCAATTGATAGTCCATCACTATCGCGCCGACAACTACTTAACTTTTTAACTGGAGCGGTTGTCGTAAGCACCGTCGCACCTGCTCTATACCCCGCTGCCAAATACTTTGTTCCTCCCCGTAAAGTTGAGGAAGATGGTTCACTCTTGGCGAAAGATATTAATGGTAATCTCATCCCGGTCAGCCAACTTCTGGCAGAAGAACCGGGCACAAGAGCTTTGGTAGCAGGACTGGCAGGGGAACCCACCTATGTCACGATTAAGGAAGATGACGCTTTGCACCCTTGGGGCATTGTGGACAATTGCACCCACCTGGGTTGTACGTTTCCGTGGAACGAAAATGACGCCCAATTTCAGTGCCCTTGCCATGGTTCTCGTTATGACTCTGAAGGTCGTGTTGTGAGAGGGCCAGCGCCGTTACCGTTGCGTCTTATCCATGTACAAATTGATGGAAAGTATATTCGTCTTGTCCCTTGGACAGAGCTAGATCCGCGCACGGGTGAAAAGCCTTGGTGGATGTAA
- a CDS encoding Uma2 family endonuclease, whose protein sequence is MSWSFTKTQRLALSGRHSWEDFKAIQSVMGKQLGLRLTYLDGEIELKTRGEYHEYIKSMLNLFLSIHFWREKIDFIPVGSATRESEEQSVSFEPDESYYLAEQKDHPDLAIEISLLSDDPQTLEKYQRLGIQEVWMWQDKKFSLYTLNSDNYQEIAASQLLPNLNFSLLEECLLMPSRLQAIQRFTENH, encoded by the coding sequence ATGTCCTGGTCTTTCACCAAAACCCAAAGATTAGCTTTATCCGGTCGCCACAGTTGGGAAGACTTTAAAGCGATTCAGTCGGTAATGGGCAAACAATTAGGACTGCGACTGACTTATTTAGACGGCGAGATTGAGTTGAAAACTAGAGGCGAATATCACGAATACATTAAGAGTATGCTCAATCTCTTTCTTAGCATTCATTTTTGGCGAGAAAAAATCGACTTTATTCCAGTGGGCAGTGCCACGCGCGAATCTGAAGAGCAATCGGTGTCCTTTGAGCCGGACGAATCGTATTATCTCGCTGAGCAGAAAGACCATCCTGACCTCGCTATCGAAATCAGTCTCCTTAGTGATGACCCCCAGACACTCGAAAAATATCAACGGCTAGGGATCCAAGAAGTGTGGATGTGGCAAGATAAGAAATTTTCTCTCTACACCTTAAACTCAGATAATTATCAAGAAATTGCAGCGAGCCAATTATTGCCCAATCTGAATTTTTCATTACTAGAAGAATGTTTACTGATGCCGTCCCGTTTGCAAGCCATTCAGAGGTTTACCGAAAATCACTAA
- a CDS encoding DUF2892 domain-containing protein has product MFNNLGMGDHLIRIFLASVFGFLGLSIYGGSTVGVVLDFAAGILAFSALVGSCMLYGLFGINTRSQ; this is encoded by the coding sequence ATGTTTAACAATCTTGGTATGGGCGATCACCTAATTCGTATTTTCTTGGCAAGTGTTTTTGGATTTTTGGGTTTATCTATTTATGGTGGCTCTACCGTAGGTGTTGTTCTCGATTTCGCTGCTGGCATCCTCGCCTTTAGTGCCCTAGTTGGTTCCTGTATGCTCTATGGCTTATTTGGCATTAATACCCGCTCTCAATAG
- a CDS encoding class I SAM-dependent RNA methyltransferase, with the protein MQQYFATVARGVEDIAATELENLGAQDIRPDYCGVYFQGDRRLLYKVNLWSRLAFRVLVQIKRVKAFTVKELYRGVQSIDWSEYLSPDQTIAVNCTGKNKKLNHTHFTALQIKNAIIDQQRDQTGDRSSVNVEDPDVQINAHIHENRCILSLDSSGHSLHRRGYRPAMGKAPLKENFAAALLDLAEWTPDLPLVDPLCGSGTFLIEGALKSMNFAPGLFQGDFGFQHWHDYDADLWQDLLNEAEYAAKDELQQPIIGQDNDQEVVQQAWTNAENCGVAEQIKLTCRSLEEVEAPADHGVIICNPPYGMRIGHDQDLELLYKTIGDVFKQKFKGWTGYILTGNSDLAKKVGLRASRRFVVYNGGIECRLLKYELY; encoded by the coding sequence ATGCAACAATATTTCGCGACGGTGGCACGGGGTGTAGAAGATATTGCAGCCACAGAACTCGAAAATTTGGGCGCGCAGGATATTCGACCAGACTATTGTGGTGTCTATTTTCAGGGCGATCGCCGTCTGCTTTATAAAGTCAATTTATGGTCGCGCTTAGCTTTTCGGGTATTGGTGCAAATTAAGCGGGTCAAAGCGTTTACCGTTAAAGAACTCTATCGCGGTGTGCAAAGTATTGATTGGTCAGAATATCTCTCGCCCGACCAAACGATTGCGGTCAATTGCACAGGCAAAAATAAAAAGCTCAATCACACTCATTTCACTGCCCTCCAAATTAAAAATGCCATCATCGATCAGCAACGCGACCAGACTGGCGATCGCTCCAGCGTTAATGTCGAAGATCCAGACGTACAAATTAATGCACATATCCACGAAAACCGTTGCATTTTAAGTCTCGATAGTTCTGGCCATAGTTTGCATCGGCGGGGTTATCGTCCCGCAATGGGTAAAGCGCCTCTCAAAGAAAATTTTGCTGCAGCGTTACTTGACCTTGCCGAATGGACGCCGGATTTACCACTCGTCGATCCGCTATGTGGTTCGGGGACATTTCTCATTGAAGGTGCATTGAAAAGTATGAACTTTGCACCGGGATTATTTCAGGGAGATTTTGGGTTTCAGCATTGGCATGACTACGATGCAGACCTCTGGCAAGATCTACTTAATGAAGCTGAATACGCGGCAAAAGACGAACTTCAGCAGCCAATTATTGGGCAAGATAATGATCAAGAGGTTGTCCAGCAAGCTTGGACAAATGCAGAGAATTGCGGCGTTGCAGAGCAAATCAAATTGACTTGTCGTTCATTAGAAGAAGTTGAAGCGCCAGCGGATCATGGCGTGATTATTTGTAACCCTCCCTATGGAATGCGCATCGGTCATGATCAGGATTTGGAGTTGCTTTACAAAACTATTGGTGATGTCTTCAAACAAAAGTTTAAAGGCTGGACAGGATACATTCTGACAGGCAATTCAGACCTCGCAAAAAAAGTGGGATTACGAGCATCACGGCGTTTTGTTGTGTATAACGGCGGCATTGAGTGTCGATTGCTGAAATACGAACTGTACTAG
- a CDS encoding LysR family transcriptional regulator: MNNDIEFRQIRYFVAVAEELNFTRAAKKLRIAQSLLSRQIQNLEKEIGIQLLDRTKRKISLTPAGITFFDECRQIIQAVEQAIQNTQKVAQGKIGRIVMGIESSTRHDIVLKIIRQFHQSYPGIELVLQEMSSGKQVKALREKKITVGLLDPVIATTDLKFQVLFSDPLVAVLPEKHPLANSETIDLEDLATDLWVTGPHDGSCGLLKRLLDICKQYGFTPQIRQEANDIPMKLSFIAAGFGVSLLPASSRTLATPGVKFIPLQDPVPEIQMAIAWLDKPEPSPLRESLLETIHSAVGLKQIGSTP, encoded by the coding sequence ATGAACAATGATATTGAGTTTCGACAAATTCGTTATTTTGTGGCAGTAGCGGAAGAACTTAACTTCACAAGAGCCGCCAAAAAACTTCGGATTGCACAGTCTCTCCTAAGTCGCCAAATACAGAATCTAGAGAAAGAAATTGGGATTCAGTTACTCGATAGAACGAAGCGAAAAATCTCTTTGACACCGGCAGGAATTACTTTTTTTGATGAATGTCGACAAATCATACAAGCTGTTGAGCAAGCAATTCAGAACACCCAAAAAGTGGCACAGGGTAAAATTGGCCGCATTGTGATGGGTATTGAAAGTTCGACTCGTCATGACATTGTTCTCAAAATTATTCGGCAGTTTCACCAGAGCTATCCCGGCATCGAATTAGTCCTGCAAGAAATGTCTTCCGGCAAACAAGTCAAAGCACTGAGGGAAAAGAAAATTACTGTGGGATTGCTTGATCCAGTGATAGCGACGACAGATTTAAAGTTTCAAGTGTTATTTAGTGATCCTTTAGTTGCGGTTTTGCCAGAGAAACACCCCCTTGCCAATTCTGAAACGATCGACCTAGAAGATTTAGCGACAGATCTATGGGTTACTGGGCCACATGATGGTAGCTGTGGTCTGTTAAAGCGATTACTGGATATCTGTAAACAATATGGTTTTACGCCACAGATTCGCCAGGAAGCTAATGATATCCCAATGAAATTGAGTTTCATTGCTGCGGGTTTTGGGGTATCACTCTTGCCTGCATCTTCACGAACTCTCGCAACTCCCGGCGTAAAATTCATTCCACTCCAAGACCCTGTCCCTGAAATACAAATGGCGATCGCCTGGCTAGATAAACCAGAACCATCACCATTACGCGAATCTTTGCTAGAAACAATTCACTCTGCTGTGGGTTTAAAGCAAATTGGCAGTACACCTTAG
- a CDS encoding MarR family winged helix-turn-helix transcriptional regulator: MSDSSSNADFIEQWRHALAPYNLGYKLKLVSQLMYRDFLERLEPYGLTPFHYLVLCCLWEEDGLSTSGIAAKLKQLGATLTGVVDRMETRNLVYRERDPGDRRIVRIWLTEDGVALKNILPAMSAETISHATENIPKAEQAIVLEALDQIIKNLL; this comes from the coding sequence ATGTCCGATTCTTCTTCAAATGCTGATTTTATTGAACAATGGCGCCATGCCCTTGCTCCATACAACCTAGGATATAAACTCAAACTTGTATCCCAGTTGATGTATCGCGATTTTTTAGAGCGGCTAGAACCCTATGGACTGACACCATTTCATTACCTTGTCCTCTGTTGCCTCTGGGAAGAAGATGGACTCTCAACTTCCGGCATCGCCGCTAAGCTAAAGCAATTAGGGGCAACTCTTACAGGGGTAGTAGATCGGATGGAAACTCGCAATTTGGTTTATCGAGAACGGGATCCAGGCGATCGCCGCATTGTTCGTATCTGGCTGACAGAGGATGGTGTAGCCCTTAAAAATATTCTCCCAGCTATGAGCGCAGAAACGATTAGCCATGCCACCGAAAATATCCCAAAAGCTGAACAGGCAATAGTTTTAGAGGCTCTAGACCAGATCATCAAAAACTTACTTTAG